The following are encoded together in the Bradyrhizobium sp. CCGUVB1N3 genome:
- a CDS encoding SURF1 family protein has translation MNGIAMRRGVAGFGLFTLAMIAAFIALGVWQLQRRVAKHELIAALTERLAASPVALPAPAQWSMLNAATDEFRRVSFTATYAPLPDAMVYSSGSAVRKDASGPGTWAFLPARLPTGEMIVVDAGFVENTMQDRSVEDRAVTKLVTGGQVALTGYLRFPEEAGWLTPAENRTKRLWFVRDQHLMASALGWGAVAPFYIDLEQPAPENGIPRPGPLDVHLKDDHLQYAITWFTLAGAVLIAFGVWVRGRRRN, from the coding sequence ATGAACGGGATCGCGATGCGCCGCGGCGTGGCGGGTTTTGGCCTGTTCACGCTCGCCATGATCGCGGCCTTCATCGCGCTCGGTGTCTGGCAATTGCAGCGTCGCGTCGCCAAGCATGAATTGATCGCAGCGCTGACCGAGCGGCTTGCGGCTTCGCCCGTCGCGCTGCCGGCGCCCGCACAGTGGAGCATGCTCAACGCGGCCACTGACGAGTTTCGCCGCGTCAGCTTCACGGCGACCTATGCGCCGCTCCCCGACGCCATGGTCTACAGCTCCGGCTCGGCCGTGCGCAAAGATGCCTCCGGTCCCGGCACCTGGGCCTTCCTGCCGGCACGGCTGCCGACCGGCGAGATGATCGTGGTCGATGCCGGCTTCGTCGAGAACACGATGCAGGATCGGTCCGTCGAGGATCGTGCGGTAACGAAGCTCGTCACCGGCGGGCAGGTCGCGCTCACCGGGTACTTGCGTTTTCCGGAAGAGGCGGGCTGGCTCACGCCAGCGGAGAACCGCACCAAGCGGCTGTGGTTCGTGCGCGATCAGCATCTGATGGCGAGCGCGCTCGGCTGGGGCGCGGTCGCACCGTTCTATATCGATCTGGAACAGCCTGCGCCGGAGAACGGCATCCCGCGTCCCGGACCGCTCGACGTGCATCTGAAGGATGACCACCTGCAATACGCCATCACCTGGTTCACGCTCGCAGGTGCGGTGCTGATCGCATTCGGCGTGTGGGTGAGGGGACGGCGGCGGAACTGA
- a CDS encoding pitrilysin family protein → MSVEISKLASGLTVVTDNMSHVETAALGVWAGVGGRDEKPNEHGISHLLEHMAFKGTTRRSSREIVEEIEAVGGDLNAGTSTETTSYYARVMKADVPLALDVLADILANPAFEPEELEREKNVIVQEIGAAQDTPDDVVFEHLNELCYPDQPMGRSLLGTAKTLRGFNRDTLRGYLTTHYRGPDMVVAAAGAVDHRQVVDEVEQRFASFEATPGPKPAPAMFGKGGAKVVHRELEQAHLTLALEGVPQTDQSLFSLQVFTNILGGGMSSRLFQEVREKRGLCYSIYSFHAPYTDTGFFGLYTGTDPADAPEMMEVVVDIINDSVETLTEAEIARAKAQMKAGLLMALESCSSRAEQLARHVLAYGRPQTVQELVARIDAVSVESTRNAARALLSRSRPAVVALGSGRGLDTAVSFAEGLTRARAKARLH, encoded by the coding sequence ATGAGCGTCGAGATATCCAAGCTTGCCTCCGGCCTCACCGTCGTCACCGACAACATGTCCCATGTCGAGACCGCCGCGCTCGGCGTCTGGGCCGGCGTCGGCGGCCGCGACGAGAAGCCGAACGAGCATGGCATTTCCCATCTGCTCGAGCACATGGCGTTCAAGGGTACGACCCGGCGCTCCTCGCGCGAGATCGTCGAGGAGATCGAGGCGGTCGGCGGCGATCTCAACGCCGGCACCTCGACCGAGACGACGTCCTACTACGCGCGGGTGATGAAGGCCGACGTGCCGCTGGCGCTCGATGTGCTCGCCGACATCCTCGCCAATCCCGCCTTCGAGCCGGAAGAGCTCGAGCGCGAGAAGAACGTCATCGTGCAGGAGATTGGAGCTGCGCAGGACACGCCCGACGACGTCGTGTTCGAGCATCTCAACGAGCTCTGCTATCCCGACCAGCCGATGGGCCGCTCGCTGCTCGGCACCGCCAAGACGCTGCGCGGCTTCAACCGCGACACGCTGCGCGGCTATCTCACCACGCATTATCGCGGCCCCGACATGGTGGTGGCCGCCGCAGGCGCGGTCGATCACCGTCAGGTCGTGGACGAGGTCGAGCAGCGGTTTGCAAGTTTCGAGGCGACGCCGGGACCGAAGCCGGCGCCTGCGATGTTCGGCAAGGGCGGGGCGAAGGTGGTGCATCGCGAGCTCGAGCAGGCGCATCTGACGCTGGCGCTGGAAGGCGTGCCGCAGACCGACCAGTCGCTGTTCTCGCTCCAGGTCTTCACCAACATCCTCGGCGGTGGAATGTCGTCGCGGCTGTTCCAGGAGGTGCGAGAGAAGCGCGGGCTGTGCTATTCGATCTACAGCTTCCACGCGCCCTATACCGATACCGGTTTCTTCGGGCTCTACACGGGCACCGATCCGGCGGACGCGCCGGAGATGATGGAGGTCGTCGTCGACATCATCAATGATTCGGTGGAGACGTTGACGGAAGCCGAGATCGCGCGTGCGAAAGCACAGATGAAGGCGGGCCTCTTGATGGCGCTGGAGAGCTGCTCTTCGCGCGCCGAGCAGCTCGCGCGGCACGTGCTGGCCTATGGGCGGCCCCAGACGGTGCAGGAGCTGGTGGCCCGAATCGACGCCGTCAGCGTCGAATCGACGCGTAATGCGGCACGAGCGCTATTATCGCGGAGCCGCCCTGCGGTCGTTGCATTGGGCAGCGGCAGGGGTCTGGACACGGCGGTGTCTTTTGCGGAAGGATTGACCCGGGCGCGGGCCAAGGCGAGGCTCCATTAG
- a CDS encoding nuclear transport factor 2 family protein: MSDFDQMGIVVDWLDACRKGDLRSLIDLYTDDASLECQCGGTHLYRGRSELEAYWGSRLGALSSVGFGLEDISPAPQGVELEYTIAGSLRIRASFGFSADGKISRTICAPARQNPMDCSAC, from the coding sequence GTGAGTGATTTCGACCAGATGGGCATTGTCGTCGACTGGCTGGACGCCTGTCGCAAGGGCGACCTCAGGTCGCTGATCGATCTCTATACCGATGATGCGAGCCTCGAATGCCAATGCGGGGGCACGCATCTCTACCGCGGCCGCAGCGAGCTCGAAGCCTATTGGGGATCGCGGCTTGGCGCACTCTCCTCTGTCGGATTCGGGCTCGAGGACATCAGCCCCGCGCCGCAGGGTGTCGAGCTCGAATATACGATCGCCGGCTCGTTGCGTATCCGCGCCAGCTTCGGCTTCAGCGCCGATGGCAAGATCTCCCGGACCATCTGCGCGCCGGCCCGGCAGAATCCGATGGACTGCTCTGCGTGCTAG
- a CDS encoding response regulator transcription factor produces the protein MQDIVKPATRILIVDDHPVVVFGCRSLFASDHSIRIDEASDAKSGHRAFVSKRPDITLIDISLPDVSGFELMRRIRKDDPGAKIIMLSANDDPAFVVRAVEMGAQGYVSKGDDTKILVKAVRKVAAGDNFISPQLAEAVTFSGAAIKANPASQMTPRELEILRLLGRGDKIVEVAEALGISYKTVANTTSLLKQKLGAKNHSDLIRIAVAIGMN, from the coding sequence ATGCAAGACATCGTCAAGCCGGCCACGCGGATATTGATCGTCGACGACCATCCGGTCGTCGTATTCGGTTGCAGGTCGCTGTTCGCGTCAGATCACTCGATCCGGATCGACGAGGCCAGTGACGCAAAGTCCGGTCATCGCGCCTTCGTCAGCAAGCGCCCCGACATCACCCTCATCGACATCAGCCTCCCCGACGTCTCCGGCTTCGAGCTGATGCGCCGTATCCGCAAGGATGATCCAGGCGCAAAGATCATCATGCTCAGCGCCAACGACGATCCGGCCTTCGTGGTTCGGGCGGTCGAGATGGGCGCGCAGGGCTACGTCTCCAAGGGCGACGACACCAAAATTCTGGTCAAGGCGGTGCGCAAGGTCGCGGCCGGCGATAATTTCATCTCGCCGCAGCTGGCGGAGGCCGTGACCTTTTCCGGCGCGGCGATCAAGGCCAACCCGGCTTCGCAGATGACACCGCGGGAACTGGAAATCCTGCGGCTGCTCGGGCGCGGCGACAAGATCGTCGAGGTCGCCGAAGCGCTCGGCATCTCCTACAAGACCGTCGCCAACACCACGTCGCTGTTGAAGCAGAAGCTTGGCGCGAAAAACCACTCCGACCTGATCCGGATCGCGGTGGCGATCGGAATGAACTGA
- the thrC gene encoding threonine synthase, with protein MTRYISTRGEAPELGFCDVMLTGLARDGGLYVPVDWPQLSPETIASFFGRPYWEVAVEVIRPFTGGEISDADLGRMANEAYATFRHPAVVPLRQMSPHQFVLELFHGPTLAFKDVAMQLISRLMDHVLAKRGQRTTITVATSGDTGGAAVEAFAGLENVDLIVLFPHNRVSNVQQRMMTTTGAANVHALAIEGTFDDCQALVKGMFNHHRFRDTVALSGVNSINWARIVAQVVYYFTSAVAVGAPARQVDFTVPTGNFGDIFAGYVAKRMGLPVRTLRIAANVNDILARTLKTGIYEVREVHATASPSMDIQISSNFERLMFEASRRDAAGVRRLMDSLKQSGRFVLTDVTLAAIREEFDAGRADETETSAAIRAAWREAGELVDPHTAVALAVADRDTTDTTVPNIVLSTAHSAKFPDAVEAACGIRPQLPAWLDGLMTKSEHMKVMKNDQAEVERFVLSVSRAAKQGVAG; from the coding sequence TTGACTCGATATATCTCCACCCGGGGCGAGGCCCCCGAGCTTGGCTTCTGCGACGTGATGCTGACCGGGCTTGCCCGCGATGGCGGGCTCTATGTGCCGGTCGACTGGCCGCAGCTCTCGCCTGAGACGATCGCAAGCTTCTTCGGTCGCCCCTATTGGGAGGTTGCGGTCGAGGTGATCCGCCCCTTCACCGGCGGTGAGATCTCGGATGCGGATCTCGGCCGCATGGCGAACGAGGCCTACGCCACCTTCCGCCACCCGGCCGTGGTGCCGCTGCGCCAGATGTCGCCGCATCAATTCGTTTTGGAGCTGTTTCACGGTCCGACGCTCGCCTTCAAGGACGTCGCGATGCAGCTGATCTCGCGGCTGATGGATCACGTCCTCGCCAAGCGCGGCCAGCGCACCACCATCACGGTCGCGACCTCGGGCGACACCGGCGGCGCCGCCGTCGAGGCCTTCGCGGGCCTGGAGAATGTCGACCTGATCGTGCTGTTTCCGCACAACCGCGTCTCCAACGTGCAGCAGCGCATGATGACGACGACAGGTGCCGCCAACGTGCACGCGCTCGCCATCGAAGGCACGTTCGACGATTGCCAGGCGCTGGTGAAGGGGATGTTCAACCATCACCGCTTCCGCGACACGGTCGCGCTGTCCGGCGTCAACTCGATCAACTGGGCGCGCATCGTGGCGCAGGTTGTCTACTACTTCACCTCGGCGGTCGCGGTCGGCGCGCCGGCGCGGCAGGTCGATTTCACGGTGCCGACCGGCAATTTCGGCGACATTTTCGCGGGCTATGTCGCCAAGCGCATGGGGCTTCCGGTGCGCACCTTGCGCATCGCCGCCAACGTCAACGACATCCTGGCGCGCACGCTCAAGACCGGCATCTACGAGGTGCGTGAGGTCCATGCGACGGCCTCGCCCTCGATGGACATCCAGATCTCATCGAACTTCGAGCGGCTGATGTTCGAGGCGAGCCGGCGCGATGCGGCCGGCGTGCGCCGTCTGATGGACTCGCTGAAGCAGTCGGGCCGCTTCGTGCTGACCGACGTCACGCTCGCTGCGATCCGCGAGGAGTTCGATGCCGGCCGCGCGGACGAGACCGAAACCTCGGCTGCAATCCGTGCCGCCTGGCGCGAGGCCGGCGAGCTCGTCGATCCCCATACCGCGGTGGCTCTCGCCGTTGCCGATCGCGACACCACGGACACGACGGTGCCCAACATCGTGCTGTCCACCGCGCATTCCGCCAAATTCCCCGACGCGGTCGAGGCCGCCTGCGGCATACGGCCGCAATTGCCGGCCTGGCTCGACGGCTTGATGACCAAATCCGAACACATGAAGGTGATGAAGAACGACCAGGCCGAGGTAGAGCGGTTCGTGTTGTCGGTCAGCCGGGCCGCAAAGCAGGGAGTTGCCGGATGA
- a CDS encoding DUF983 domain-containing protein, with translation MTEYPPATVLQSAMRGLACKCPRCGQGKLYAGFLTLAPSCETCGLDYAFIDAGDGPAIFIIMLAGAIVVACALIVEVKYQPPFWLHAALWLPLILVTTLLPLRSMKSLLIALQFHHKAAPGRLVDRAK, from the coding sequence ATGACCGAGTATCCTCCCGCGACCGTTCTTCAGAGCGCGATGCGCGGGCTTGCCTGCAAATGCCCGCGCTGCGGACAGGGCAAGCTCTATGCGGGCTTCCTTACGCTCGCTCCGTCTTGTGAGACCTGCGGCCTCGACTACGCCTTCATCGACGCCGGCGACGGGCCGGCGATCTTCATCATCATGCTGGCCGGCGCCATCGTGGTGGCCTGCGCGCTGATCGTCGAGGTCAAGTACCAGCCGCCGTTCTGGCTGCATGCGGCGCTGTGGCTGCCGCTGATTCTGGTCACCACGCTGTTGCCGCTGCGGTCGATGAAGTCGCTGTTGATCGCGCTGCAATTCCACCACAAGGCGGCGCCGGGCCGGCTGGTCGATCGCGCGAAATGA